CATGTCAGGGAACTAAAAATGCCAGACATGTGTCACCAGAGAGTAGCCAGACCCAATTCAGAAACGAGAAGTCGAACATCCACTTCTGTGCTAAGTCTCAGCCCAgcccttttttaaaatatgcatgcTATTTCCCAGAAGTTTAATGAATATGTATAACTTCCCTTTTACTACATAGTATAAAACTTCTCCCAGCCATTTGTTCTGAGAGACAGTGCTTTGAGAGTGATCTCCCTGTCCCCTACTCACTGCGAGTATTAAACTATGCCTGCTTTAAATCcacttgaatctttttttttttttaattagtttttattgtgctttcagttaaagtttacaaatcaggtcagtctctcatacaaaaatttacatataccttgcatacactcctaactgctctcccttcaatgagacagcacagttcttccctctgctctctctcctcgtgtccattcaggtagcttctggtcccctctaccctctcacccccctccagacatgagatgccaacatagtctcatgtgtccacttgatccaagaagctcgctcttcaccagtatcattttccatcccctattccagtccaatcgaTCCACTTGAATtttagttattctttttttttttttaaagacacattTATTCAGCATCATGATCAGACTATTTAGCAATCAACAGCATGGGTGAAAAAATCTACATTAAAACCCTTTGTTGGAATGCTTTACACTTTCCATAGAACAGAAACTAAAATAACCTGTTATACAATTAGTCACAAATACAGTCCTCGAGTTTTTTGCCCATACACATGAGTATTGTCTAAAACATGTCTTCTTTGTAGCCGGTAGGCCCTGCCACGACTGGGCTTGGCTGAGTTCACAGATCTGTTGTAACCTGTAGCTTCCCCGTCACTTCTCTGGCTCTCCTCTCCTGCTAAGCTTTGTTTCCTGGCAGTCATGAAAACCTTCTGCCACTGCCATAGCTACTGCTGCTGCTTGAACGGCCATAGCCACCTTGGTTTCGTGGTTTGGCAAAGTATTGACCTCTATCACCATAAGGGCCAGAGCTTCTGCCTCCAAAGTTTCCTCCCTTCATGGGTCCAAAATTTGAAGACTGATTGTTGTAACTGCCAAAATCATTGTACTTTCCACCACCTCCAAAATTGCTTCCACTACCACCGCCAAAGCCGCCTCCGCCTCCTCCATTGTTATAGCTGCCACTCCCGCCATAGCCACTGCCCTGGTTTCCATAACCCTGTCCACCACTTCCATAGTCTCTGCTTCCTTCAGAGTAACCAGGAACGCCTCCTCCTCCATTACCACCATCATTACCAAATCCGTTATAACCGTCCCCACTGCCTCCATATCCACCACCACCGTGGCTGCCACCAAAGCCACCACGCCCACTGAAGTTTCCTCCACGACCaaagttgtcattcccaccaAAATCACCTCCACGGCCGCCACCAAAGTTTCCAGAACCACTTCGACCTCTTTGGCTGGATGAAGCACTGGCCATCTCTTGCTTTGATAGGACTTTCCTTACTTCACAGTTGTGTCCATTCACAGTATGGTATTTCTGAATGACAATCTTATCTACAGAGTCATGGTCATCAAAAGTAACAAAAACAAAGCCCCTCTTCTTGCCACTGCCTTGGTCCGTCATGATTTCAATCACTTCAATTTTCCCATACTGCTCAAAATAATGTCTTAGATGATGTTCTTCAGTGTCTTCTTTAATGCCACCAACAAAGATCTTTTTCACAGTTAAGTGGGCACCTGGTCTTTGAGAGTCTTCTCGTGAGACAGCCCTCTTTGGTTCCACAACTCTTCCatctactttgtgtggccttGCATTCATGGCTGCATCCACCTCCTCCACAGTAGAGTAAGTAACAAACCCAAAGCCTCTGGAGCGCTTGGTGTTTGGATCTCTCATTACCACACAGTCCGTGAGCGTCCCCCATTGCTCAAAATGGCTCCTCAAACTCTCATCCGTTGTTTCAAAGCTCAAACCTCCGATGAAGAGTTTCCGCAGCTGTTCGGGCTCTTTAGGAGACTCTGACTTAGACATGACGGTAGTAAGAAGAGGTTACTTAACGATGTTTCCTTGGCGGCGTCCACAAGCAGAAAGGAGCGAATTTTAGTTATTCTTAAGGAGAGTACAAGCAGTGGACCCACTGCATTCGGTAACAACAGATCTTAAGGTTTATGAACAATTAGAGAAGGGAAGCATATGAGAATCATGATGATACACTGGTATTTTATCTGTCagccagaaaaaaatatataaactgtCATTAACAATGTCCACCATCCAAAGAAAacgttgtaaaaaatgaaaccaagtaatccaaaatctaagaaaaaaaatagatgataTTAAAAGACCCACAGATGAATTAGATATTGAAATTACCAGACAGGGAAGGGACATTAAAAGACCTGTAATTATAtccaatagaagaaaaaatgtagaatttCACCAAAAACCAAGAATCAATCCATCTATTGATctatctatattttttaaatcatggcaaaatataaacaacataaaatttgccattttaacaattttccagtgtacaatccagtggcattaatcacactcacaatattgtgcaaccatcaccactgtttcttaaaatttttcatcaccccaaatggaAACTCTGTATTTgttaagcaataactctccatCCCACACTCCACCAGCCCATGGTAACCATCAATCTACTTttttgtctctatgtatttgtctattctagataattcataaaaatgggatcatacaatatttgtccttttgtgtctggcctattgcacttagcataatgttttcaaggatcaTCCATGATGTACCATGTATTAGAACTTTATCCCTTATTATGGCAGAATAATATTTCACTGTccatatatatcacattttgattattcattcatctgttgatggacacttgagctgTTTCCACATTTGGGCTATTCTGAATAACGTGGCAGTGAACATTTGTGTAGAAAAtctgtctgagtccctgctttcaagtcttctggATGTATACCttgaagtgaaattgctgggtcatgtagtAATTCTATAGTAAACTGCTGTGTAttaagtataaaatatatatataacaaaacatacaccaagaacatgtacaattcagttacattcttcaagttgtgccacctttCTCAATGTCCTTTCCCAAatcatttcaccaccattaacataaacttactgccctgTCTTGCcacactttttgaggaactgcccaactgttttccatagtagcTGCACTTTTTGTCATTTCCACTCGCAATGTGTAaacattccaatttctccacatccttactGATAATtgttatattcctttttttttttttttataatagccattctagtgagtgtgaagtggtattacattgtgcttttaatttacatttccctatcGGATCTCTAtgaggcaacaagtttggttttggtttaaggacTAATGACAttgggcatcttttcatatgcttactgtaaatttgcatatcttctttagagGAATGTCTATTCActgttttttgttggtttgtttttaaatcaggccgattgtttttttgttgttgagttgtagaatATGTaagggagttctttatatattctggatattaaacccttatcagatatatgatatCCAAATATTCTCTCCCATTCTCTATGTTGTCTTTTCACTTACTTGATAATGTTCTTTAACccaaaaaagattttattttgatgaagtctaatttattttttcttttactgctCTTGATTTTGGTGTTGTGTCTAAGGATCTATTACCAAATACATGGTCATAAAGATTTACCTCATGTTTCCTTCTAAAACTTTTATGGCTTTACTGCTTATATTTAGGTTATCGATTCACTTTGAGTTAATCATCATATACAGTATAAGGCAGGGGTTTATTCTTCTGCATGtaaaaatccagttgtcccagcacaatttgttgaaaagaccattctttccccattgagaGACTTGGcatttttgtcaaaaatcaattggccatagatgtatgggtttatttctggattctcaattctattccattggtttatatGTCTTTCTTTATACCATTAGCACACAGTTATGATTAccatagctttgtagtaagttttgagatcaggaagtgcAAGTCTTcctagtttgttctttttcaagatggtTTTGACTATTCAAAGCCCTTTGAAATTCCATACAGATTTGAAGATAAGCTTTtcatttctgggaaaaaaaaaaaaggctattgcAAAGACTTTATATATTTCTAATAGGCAAATGAAAATTTGGTAACAAAGAGTGATTATACCTGAAATTAATAATTCAATTGATAGACTCAGTATCAGATTAAATCCAACAGAATAGGAATTAGTGAATTAAAATGCatatcagtagaaaatatccaaattgaaccatattgttgttgttgttaggtgccatcatgttggttctgactcatagctaccctatgtacaatagaatgaaacactgcccagtcctgcccatcctcacaatggttgttatgcttgagcacattgttgcagccactgtgccaatccatcttgttgagggtcttccactttttcactggacctctactttatgaagtgtcttagtcatctagtgctgccataacagaaataccacaagtggatggctttaacaaagagaaatttattctctcacagtctggtaggttacaaatccaaattcagggcgtcggctccaggggaagtctttctctgtcagctctagaggaagttccctgtcctcaatctttccctagtCGAGGAGcctctcaggcgcagggaccctgtttccaaaggacacgctctgctcctggtgatgctttcttggaggtaagaggtccccaactgtctgcttgctcccctttcatctcttaagagattaaaggtggtgcaggacacatcccaaggaaactccctttaccttggatcagggaggtgacctgagtaagggtggtgttacaatcccacttcatcctctcaacataaaattacaatcacaaaatagaggacaaccacacaacactggaaatcatggcctaaccaagttgatacacacatttttggtgcgacataattcaatctatgacaccaagtatgatgttcttctccagagactgattcctcctgataacatgtccaaagtatgtgagacacagtctcaccatccttgcttgtaaggagcattctggttgtacttcttccgagacatatttgatcgttcttttggcagcccatggtatattcaatattctttgccaacaccacaattcaggcctcaattcttcttcagtcctccttattcatcatccagttttcacatgcacacaaggtaactgaaaacaccatggcttgggtcaggagcaccttagtcttcaaggtgacagctttgctttcaatactttaaagaggtcttttgctgtagatctgcccaatgcaaagcatcttttgatttcttgactgctgcttccatggctgtggattgtggatccaagtaaaatgaaatccttgacttcaatcttttctccctttatcatgatgttgcttattggtccagttgtgaggatttttgttttctttatgttgaggtataatccgtactgaaggctatagtcttcgaGTAGGAATAATTAGGGCTTATTGACTAATAGCTGGAAACTAAGCATGGGCTACCTTAAGAGATAAAAACTTCTGGAGGGAGTGAACATGGTGCTataaacagaagcaccacactgtccctctgcagcaaagacctgaaaaactaagtaaaaccgATACAAatatcctggaaccctaagtaccaAACAGGGGAGTAAAGAGCtcaatcaagcactgaatggaatcgaaattaggacatttccagaaaaacagaaattaagggaacatgtaaaaaccaaaccaaacttacaagaattattaaagggagttcttcacttagagaaccaacatcagaaaACAACCTGAATCTAACACATAAGACAGCATCAGACAGATACCAAACTAGATAATGTACTctcaagcataaaataaactaaaagatttacaacagggaacagggacatcaatctgtaaatgacaacaatgtcagagcaataaaagagggaataaacagcataggtatagaactttcaaatggagaagaagtaaaggcattatcaagtaataaaggactggtttaaacttaggaagataggggtaaatttcaaggtagccacaaggaatgttaacaaacctactcatgaaaataaagaaaaaaacataaagtttcattgaacacaaaatctacaaaaatgaaggaaacaaacaaaaggaactcagcacacaagagtaaaaggaacaaagaaaacatcagcaccacaaactggcacaacaaaatgacagcaataaactcacatctatcgataatcacactgaatgtaaatggcttaaatgcacacataaacagagagtgacagaatggatgaaaaaacaggacccatcattatactgtctacaagagacacgccttagaaacaaagacataaagttattaaaaatcaaaggatagaaaaaaataatcaaacagctaccaaaaaagagcaagagtggcaatagtAATCTCAGGTAAAGtagacattaaaacaaaatttaccataaaagaaaaagaagggcattatataatgattaaaggaacaatccaccatgaaaacaaaaccataataaatatctacgcacccaatgacagggctccaaaatacataaaacaaact
The sequence above is drawn from the Loxodonta africana isolate mLoxAfr1 chromosome 23, mLoxAfr1.hap2, whole genome shotgun sequence genome and encodes:
- the LOC100673491 gene encoding heterogeneous nuclear ribonucleoprotein A1-like, which encodes MSKSESPKEPEQLRKLFIGGLSFETTDESLRSHFEQWGTLTDCVVMRDPNTKRSRGFGFVTYSTVEEVDAAMNARPHKVDGRVVEPKRAVSREDSQRPGAHLTVKKIFVGGIKEDTEEHHLRHYFEQYGKIEVIEIMTDQGSGKKRGFVFVTFDDHDSVDKIVIQKYHTVNGHNCEVRKVLSKQEMASASSSQRGRSGSGNFGGGRGGDFGGNDNFGRGGNFSGRGGFGGSHGGGGYGGSGDGYNGFGNDGGNGGGGVPGYSEGSRDYGSGGQGYGNQGSGYGGSGSYNNGGGGGGFGGGSGSNFGGGGKYNDFGSYNNQSSNFGPMKGGNFGGRSSGPYGDRGQYFAKPRNQGGYGRSSSSSSYGSGRRFS